One stretch of Sphingomonas sp. HF-S4 DNA includes these proteins:
- the rho gene encoding transcription termination factor Rho, with amino-acid sequence MHLKELKKTPPAELVSMAEELGVESASTLRKQDLLFAILKAQAENGEQIMGEGTIEVLPDGFGFLRSPQANYLAGPDDIYVSPNQVRKFGLRTGDTVEGEIRGPKDGERYFALTRLVSVNFDDPDAVRHRVNFDNLTPLYPEQKLTLDTLDPTIKDKSARVIDIVAPQGKGQRALIVAPPRVGKTVLLQNIARAITENHPEVFLIVLLIDERPEEVTDMQRSVKGEVISSTFDEPAQRHVQVSEMVIEKAKRLVEHKKDVVILLDSITRLGRAYNTVVPSSGKVLTGGVDANALQRPKRFFGAARNIEEGGSLSIIATALIDTGSRMDEVIFEEFKGTGNSEIVLDRKVADKRIFPALDVGKSGTRKEELLVDKNKLSKMWVLRRILMQMGTIDAMEFLLDKMKDSKTNEDFFDSMNQ; translated from the coding sequence ATGCACCTCAAGGAACTCAAGAAGACCCCGCCCGCCGAACTGGTCAGCATGGCCGAGGAACTGGGCGTCGAAAGCGCCTCGACGCTTCGGAAACAGGACCTGCTGTTCGCGATCCTCAAGGCCCAGGCCGAGAATGGCGAGCAGATCATGGGCGAGGGCACGATCGAAGTGCTTCCCGATGGCTTCGGCTTCCTGCGCAGCCCGCAGGCCAATTATCTTGCCGGCCCCGACGACATCTATGTCAGCCCCAACCAGGTCCGGAAGTTCGGCCTGCGCACCGGCGACACCGTCGAAGGCGAGATTCGCGGGCCCAAGGACGGCGAGCGCTACTTCGCGCTGACGCGACTCGTTTCGGTCAATTTCGACGATCCCGACGCGGTTCGCCATCGCGTCAATTTCGACAACCTCACCCCGCTCTATCCCGAGCAGAAGCTGACGCTCGACACGCTCGATCCGACGATCAAGGACAAGTCGGCGCGCGTGATCGACATCGTCGCGCCACAGGGCAAGGGCCAGCGCGCGCTGATCGTCGCGCCGCCGCGCGTGGGTAAGACCGTCCTTCTCCAGAACATCGCGCGCGCGATCACCGAGAACCACCCCGAGGTGTTCCTGATCGTGCTGCTCATCGACGAGCGCCCCGAGGAAGTCACTGACATGCAGCGCAGCGTGAAAGGCGAGGTCATCTCCTCGACCTTCGACGAGCCGGCGCAGCGTCACGTGCAAGTTTCTGAAATGGTGATCGAAAAGGCCAAGCGCCTGGTCGAGCACAAGAAGGACGTGGTGATCCTACTCGACTCGATCACGCGTCTGGGCCGAGCCTACAACACCGTGGTGCCGAGCTCCGGCAAGGTGCTCACCGGCGGTGTCGACGCCAACGCGCTCCAGCGGCCGAAGCGCTTCTTCGGTGCCGCGCGCAATATCGAGGAGGGCGGGTCGCTCTCGATCATCGCCACGGCCCTGATCGACACTGGCAGCCGCATGGACGAAGTCATCTTCGAAGAGTTCAAGGGCACCGGAAATTCCGAAATCGTCCTCGACCGCAAGGTGGCCGACAAGCGCATCTTCCCGGCGCTCGACGTCGGCAAGTCGGGCACGCGCAAGGAAGAGCTGCTCGTCGACAAGAACAAGCTCTCCAAGATGTGGGTGCTGCGCCGCATCCTCATGCAGATGGGCACGATCGACGCGATGGAGTTCCTGCTCGACAAGATGAAGGACTCGAAGACCAACGAAGACTTCTTCGACTCGATGAACCAGTAG
- a CDS encoding TerC family protein: MLDLILSAATAGLGSPADIWHHIVADFSNITEPAALAAFGSVLMIDLVLAGDNAIVVGALAAGLPADQRKKVILIGIGAALVLRILFALIVSWLMGIVGLIFAGGLLLLWVSWKFWREIREGSHSPGSEEIHGDERSGVKSAKSFAGAAWAVAVADVSMSLDNVLAVAGAAREHPGILVVGLLLSVALMGLAANFIAQLIDRYRWIAYIGLAVIVFVAGKMIYEGWVGSHGTPGIISFFG, from the coding sequence ATGCTCGACCTGATCCTCAGCGCCGCGACGGCTGGCCTCGGCTCCCCCGCCGACATCTGGCACCACATCGTCGCCGACTTCTCCAACATCACCGAGCCTGCGGCGCTTGCCGCGTTCGGATCGGTGCTGATGATCGATCTGGTGCTGGCGGGCGACAATGCGATCGTCGTCGGCGCGCTTGCCGCGGGGCTCCCCGCGGACCAGCGCAAGAAAGTCATCCTGATCGGCATCGGCGCGGCGCTGGTGCTGCGCATCCTGTTCGCGCTGATCGTCAGCTGGCTGATGGGAATCGTCGGCCTGATCTTTGCGGGCGGTCTGCTGCTGCTCTGGGTGAGCTGGAAATTCTGGCGCGAGATACGCGAGGGCAGCCACAGCCCGGGCTCCGAAGAAATTCATGGCGACGAGCGTTCCGGCGTCAAATCGGCCAAGAGCTTCGCCGGTGCCGCCTGGGCGGTGGCAGTGGCCGACGTTTCGATGAGCCTCGACAATGTCCTCGCCGTCGCCGGCGCGGCGCGCGAGCATCCCGGCATCCTCGTTGTCGGGCTGCTGCTTTCGGTCGCGCTGATGGGTCTCGCCGCCAACTTCATCGCCCAGCTGATCGATCGCTATCGCTGGATAGCCTATATCGGCCTGGCCGTGATCGTCTTCGTCGCCGGCAAGATGATCTACGAAGGCTGGGTCGGCAGCCACGGCACCCCCGGGATCATCAGCTTCTTCGGGTAG
- a CDS encoding dienelactone hydrolase family protein: MTIHIDASDGSGSFNAYVAEPQGTPRGAIVVIQEIFGVNTGIRKKCDDWAAAGYLAFAPDLFWRLEPGIELDPDVPDELQQAFGWMNKFDQQLGVADIEATIKAARARLGGGKVGVVGYCLGGRLAFMAATRTDSDASVGYYGVGIDNLLGEKNAIARPVLLHIPQADHFVSPEAQAKMHEGLDDHPKVTLFDYPGEDHGFAAEMGKRRSETAAQLADERTAAFFAEHIG, translated from the coding sequence ATGACGATCCATATCGATGCGAGCGATGGCAGCGGCAGCTTCAACGCCTATGTCGCCGAACCCCAGGGCACGCCGCGCGGCGCGATTGTGGTGATCCAGGAAATCTTCGGCGTGAACACGGGGATCCGCAAGAAGTGCGACGATTGGGCAGCAGCCGGCTATCTCGCGTTCGCGCCCGACTTGTTTTGGCGGCTCGAGCCGGGAATCGAGCTCGATCCCGACGTGCCCGACGAGTTGCAGCAGGCATTCGGCTGGATGAACAAGTTCGACCAGCAACTGGGCGTCGCCGACATCGAAGCGACGATCAAGGCGGCACGCGCCAGGCTCGGCGGCGGCAAGGTCGGTGTGGTCGGCTACTGTCTCGGCGGCCGCCTCGCCTTCATGGCCGCCACGCGCACCGATTCGGACGCGAGCGTCGGCTATTACGGCGTCGGCATCGACAATCTGCTCGGCGAGAAGAACGCGATTGCACGACCGGTGCTGCTCCATATTCCGCAGGCCGATCATTTCGTCTCGCCGGAAGCCCAGGCGAAGATGCACGAGGGACTCGACGATCATCCCAAGGTGACGCTGTTCGACTATCCCGGCGAGGACCACGGCTTCGCGGCCGAAATGGGCAAGCGGCGGTCGGAAACGGCGGCACAGCTAGCAGATGAGCGGACAGCGGCGTTCTTCGCCGAGCATATCGGCTAG
- a CDS encoding methylated-DNA--[protein]-cysteine S-methyltransferase: protein MYARDHAGIATPIGPIRIEGDETALTSIRIGNAGTMSKGSAAAVRAAAEQLEQWFAKEREDFDLPLVPTGTPRGDALRAGLIAVGYGETLSYGALAQLLGSSPRAIGQLCARNPYPIVVPCHRVLGSGGALGQYSGGDGPKTKSWLLEHERRLPEGTLL, encoded by the coding sequence ATGTATGCGCGCGACCATGCCGGAATCGCAACGCCCATCGGTCCTATCCGAATCGAGGGCGACGAGACCGCCCTGACGTCGATCCGCATCGGCAATGCCGGCACCATGTCCAAAGGCAGCGCCGCGGCGGTTCGCGCCGCCGCCGAGCAGCTTGAACAATGGTTCGCCAAGGAGCGCGAGGATTTCGACCTGCCGCTCGTACCCACAGGCACGCCGCGCGGCGACGCCCTGCGCGCCGGGCTGATCGCCGTCGGCTATGGCGAGACGCTGAGCTATGGCGCGCTGGCGCAGTTGCTCGGATCCAGCCCGCGCGCGATCGGCCAGCTCTGCGCGCGCAACCCCTACCCGATCGTCGTCCCCTGCCATCGCGTGCTCGGCAGCGGCGGCGCGCTTGGGCAGTATTCGGGCGGCGACGGGCCCAAGACCAAATCCTGGCTGCTCGAGCACGAGCGGCGACTTCCGGAAGGGACTTTATTATGA
- a CDS encoding DUF6489 family protein has product MKINVEVECTPEEARRAMGLPDLSPVHDRYVQMMVDAIEKQGTPEGFADMVRNWGPMGEGAMSFWRTMFESGNKSG; this is encoded by the coding sequence ATGAAGATCAATGTCGAAGTCGAGTGCACGCCCGAGGAAGCGCGTCGCGCGATGGGGCTGCCCGATCTCTCGCCGGTGCACGATCGCTATGTCCAGATGATGGTCGACGCGATCGAGAAGCAGGGTACGCCCGAAGGGTTCGCCGACATGGTCCGAAACTGGGGACCGATGGGCGAGGGCGCGATGAGCTTCTGGCGGACGATGTTCGAAAGCGGCAACAAGAGCGGCTGA
- the mnmE gene encoding tRNA uridine-5-carboxymethylaminomethyl(34) synthesis GTPase MnmE gives MDTIFAVSSGAPPAAIAVLRLSGPQAFEAAEALAGTLPQPRRAGLRALRDSSGELLDRALVLTFPGPDSASGEDLVELHLHGGRAVVRAVQAALGAIEGLRPAEAGEFTRRALLNGRMDLSEAEGLGDLLIAETEAQRRIAVRAAEGGVRRQVEAWAQRLLGLAAQVEAQLDHSDEDDVADGADSLAALHAAAAALARDIADVASRPPVERLRDGLRVVLAGPPNAGKSTLLNAMVEREAAIVSPIAGTTRDRIEAPVTRGGTAWLLIDTAGLAETTADPIEAIGITRARAALDEADIVLWLGDDAPPPHPALLWLLPRADMVGRESASGERLVVSGATGAGIDALWAALDRLASALLPQSDMLALNRRQRDLAEAAGDALGRAAMQHDLLLYAEELRSARRSFDAITGRVGVESMLDALFSRFCIGK, from the coding sequence ATGGACACGATCTTTGCAGTTTCGAGCGGCGCTCCGCCCGCCGCGATCGCGGTGCTGCGACTGAGCGGGCCCCAGGCGTTCGAGGCTGCCGAGGCGCTTGCCGGGACGCTGCCCCAGCCGCGCCGCGCCGGGCTACGGGCGCTTCGCGATTCGAGCGGAGAACTGCTCGATCGCGCGCTGGTCCTGACCTTTCCGGGGCCCGATAGTGCGAGTGGGGAAGACCTGGTCGAGCTGCATTTGCATGGCGGTCGCGCGGTCGTGCGGGCAGTGCAGGCCGCACTCGGAGCGATAGAGGGGTTGCGCCCGGCCGAAGCGGGAGAGTTCACGCGGCGGGCGCTGCTCAACGGTCGGATGGATCTCAGCGAGGCGGAGGGGCTCGGCGACCTGTTGATTGCCGAAACCGAGGCGCAGCGCCGCATCGCGGTGCGTGCCGCGGAGGGCGGGGTGCGGCGCCAGGTCGAAGCCTGGGCGCAGCGGCTGCTTGGGCTCGCCGCGCAGGTCGAGGCCCAGCTCGATCACAGCGACGAGGACGATGTTGCCGACGGCGCCGACTCGCTTGCCGCGCTCCATGCCGCCGCAGCGGCGTTGGCGCGCGACATCGCCGATGTCGCTTCCCGCCCGCCGGTCGAGCGGCTGCGTGACGGGCTTCGCGTCGTGCTTGCCGGGCCACCCAATGCCGGCAAGTCGACGCTGCTCAATGCGATGGTTGAGCGCGAGGCGGCGATCGTCTCGCCGATCGCGGGGACGACGCGCGACCGGATCGAGGCGCCGGTCACGCGTGGTGGCACTGCTTGGCTGCTGATCGACACTGCGGGGCTCGCCGAGACGACCGCCGATCCGATCGAGGCGATCGGTATCACGCGCGCCCGCGCCGCACTCGACGAGGCCGATATCGTGCTGTGGCTCGGCGACGATGCACCGCCGCCCCATCCGGCGCTGCTCTGGCTTCTCCCGCGTGCCGATATGGTCGGCCGCGAGTCGGCGAGCGGCGAGCGGCTGGTGGTGTCGGGGGCGACGGGCGCGGGGATCGATGCGCTCTGGGCTGCGCTGGACCGGCTCGCCTCCGCGCTTCTCCCACAGTCAGACATGCTTGCGCTGAACCGCCGCCAGCGTGATTTAGCTGAGGCAGCGGGAGACGCGCTGGGGCGTGCTGCGATGCAACATGACTTGTTGCTCTACGCCGAGGAACTGCGGAGCGCCCGCCGCAGCTTCGACGCGATCACGGGCCGGGTCGGTGTCGAGTCAATGCTCGACGCGCTCTTCTCGCGCTTTTGTATCGGCAAATAG
- the mnmG gene encoding tRNA uridine-5-carboxymethylaminomethyl(34) synthesis enzyme MnmG has translation MQFDVIVIGGGHAGTEAAAAAARRGARTALLSYDLTKLGAMSCNPAIGGLGKGHLVREVDAFDGLIGRAADVAGIHYRMLNRSKGTAVQGPRVQADRTRYAAAIQTMLRAQPDLTLVEGEASALVQAGGRIAGVQLADGTVLEAKAIILATGTFLGGRIFRGEERELGGRVGEAAATRLAAQLRALTLPMARLKTGTPPRLDGRTIDWSRIAEQPSDADRWTMSPMTPHRTLPQLHCGVTRTTPATHDAIRAALDRSPLFSGAIDAQGPRYCPSIEDKIHRFGDRDGHQIFLEPEGLGTPLIYPNGMSTSLPVDVQQAMISSVPGLERCAIVTPGYAVEYDYVDPRALDATLGLPQIPGLYCAGQINGTTGYEEAAGQGLVAGANAAAFARGIEPLLLERATSYLGVMVDDLILQGVTEPYRMLTARAEFRLRLRADNAETRLAEAAGQLGLLGAARAARYRQRAVARAELEAHFATPLTATAVHVRGAPIGLDGARRSGKEWLRFPGVELAHVSKGIDSDPHLLAEFIEDARYAPYIERQDAEVAALHANDAVRLSLELDFAAVPGLSNEMVEKLTASRPETLGAASRIRGITPAALSAILLHARRAA, from the coding sequence ATGCAGTTCGACGTAATCGTGATCGGCGGGGGCCATGCCGGCACCGAGGCCGCTGCTGCGGCCGCGCGTCGCGGTGCGCGGACGGCACTGCTGAGCTACGACCTGACCAAACTGGGCGCGATGTCGTGCAACCCGGCAATCGGCGGTCTCGGAAAGGGCCACCTTGTCCGCGAGGTCGATGCGTTCGACGGTCTCATCGGCCGCGCTGCCGATGTGGCCGGCATTCATTATCGGATGCTCAACCGGAGCAAGGGCACCGCAGTCCAGGGACCGCGTGTCCAGGCGGATCGTACGCGCTACGCCGCCGCGATCCAGACGATGCTGCGCGCGCAACCGGATTTGACGTTGGTCGAAGGTGAGGCGAGCGCCCTGGTGCAGGCCGGCGGTCGGATTGCCGGCGTTCAGCTGGCTGATGGCACCGTTCTCGAAGCCAAAGCGATCATACTTGCTACGGGCACGTTTCTAGGTGGTCGTATTTTCCGCGGCGAAGAGCGGGAGCTCGGGGGCCGGGTGGGCGAGGCAGCGGCAACACGACTGGCCGCGCAACTCCGCGCGCTCACATTGCCGATGGCGCGGCTCAAGACGGGTACGCCGCCACGTCTAGACGGGCGTACGATCGACTGGTCGCGTATCGCCGAACAGCCGTCGGACGCGGACCGGTGGACGATGTCGCCGATGACGCCGCACCGAACCCTGCCACAGCTTCATTGCGGAGTGACGCGCACGACCCCTGCTACGCACGACGCGATCCGTGCCGCGCTCGATCGCTCGCCTTTGTTCAGTGGTGCGATCGACGCGCAGGGACCGCGCTATTGTCCTTCGATTGAGGATAAGATCCACCGCTTCGGCGACCGCGATGGTCACCAGATTTTCCTCGAGCCCGAGGGGCTGGGCACGCCGCTGATCTACCCAAACGGCATGTCGACGTCATTGCCGGTCGACGTCCAACAGGCCATGATCTCGTCTGTGCCGGGGCTTGAGCGCTGCGCGATCGTTACGCCGGGCTATGCGGTCGAATATGACTATGTCGATCCCCGCGCGCTCGACGCGACGCTGGGACTTCCGCAGATTCCGGGCCTCTATTGCGCCGGCCAGATCAACGGCACTACCGGCTATGAAGAAGCGGCGGGGCAGGGGCTGGTTGCCGGCGCCAATGCTGCGGCCTTTGCGCGCGGCATCGAGCCACTGCTGCTCGAACGCGCCACCTCCTATCTGGGCGTTATGGTCGATGACCTGATCCTTCAGGGTGTCACCGAACCTTATCGAATGCTCACTGCCCGTGCGGAGTTTCGCTTGCGTCTCCGCGCCGACAACGCCGAAACGCGATTGGCCGAGGCGGCAGGGCAACTGGGCCTTCTCGGCGCAGCGCGTGCCGCCCGCTATCGTCAGCGCGCCGTTGCTCGCGCCGAGCTCGAGGCGCACTTCGCCACACCACTAACTGCCACGGCGGTCCACGTGCGGGGCGCCCCCATCGGTCTGGATGGCGCGCGACGTTCTGGAAAGGAATGGCTGAGGTTTCCCGGCGTCGAACTAGCCCACGTTTCGAAGGGAATTGATTCAGACCCGCATCTGCTCGCGGAGTTTATCGAGGACGCGCGCTACGCGCCTTATATCGAGCGCCAAGACGCTGAGGTCGCTGCATTGCACGCGAATGACGCGGTTCGGCTCAGCCTAGAGCTCGATTTCGCCGCGGTTCCGGGCTTGTCTAACGAGATGGTCGAGAAGCTCACCGCGAGCCGACCAGAAACGTTGGGTGCCGCGTCGCGCATTCGGGGTATTACACCTGCAGCGCTGTCGGCGATCCTCCTGCATGCGCGCAGGGCGGCATGA
- the rsmG gene encoding 16S rRNA (guanine(527)-N(7))-methyltransferase RsmG, translating into MNQDQARLWVRERFGVSRETLLARYAEMLVAESANQNLIARSTFDEVWARHVVDSAQLVPLAENAPLGTWLDVGSGAGLPGIVAAILTHRPVVLAEPRARRVAFLRAVTEALQLADRVTVHHGKVESFLPEQPVAIVSARAVAELSQLIASAIHSTDSSTIWVLPKGRNAQLEVAAAQRTWQGVFHVEPSLTQDDSGVVVAQGVRRT; encoded by the coding sequence ATGAACCAGGACCAGGCGCGACTCTGGGTTCGGGAACGCTTCGGTGTTTCACGTGAAACTCTGCTCGCGCGCTACGCCGAGATGCTGGTAGCCGAATCTGCTAACCAGAACCTTATTGCCCGTTCTACATTTGATGAGGTCTGGGCGCGCCATGTCGTCGACTCGGCTCAACTCGTTCCGCTAGCTGAGAACGCTCCACTTGGAACGTGGCTAGATGTTGGCAGCGGCGCGGGCCTCCCGGGAATCGTGGCGGCGATTCTAACCCACCGGCCAGTCGTTCTTGCGGAGCCGCGTGCGCGTCGCGTTGCATTTCTGCGCGCAGTCACCGAGGCGTTGCAGCTCGCGGATCGCGTGACCGTACATCATGGCAAGGTTGAGAGCTTTCTGCCCGAACAACCCGTTGCTATTGTCTCCGCCCGCGCGGTGGCGGAGCTATCCCAACTTATCGCATCCGCGATTCACTCCACCGATTCCTCCACAATCTGGGTGCTACCAAAGGGCCGCAATGCGCAATTGGAGGTGGCCGCGGCGCAGCGCACGTGGCAGGGTGTGTTTCACGTGGAACCCAGCCTGACGCAAGACGACTCAGGTGTCGTGGTAGCCCAAGGGGTACGGCGTACATGA
- a CDS encoding ParA family protein: MICIAIANQKGGVGKTTTAINVGTALAATGKRVLLLDLDPQGNASTGLGVGRAERDGHSTYDLLVGNAQLDQVAISTKVPRLDIVPATQDLSGAEIELIEFEARTHRLDSALATQAAARWDVVLIDCPPSLGLLTINAMVAAHALLVPLQCEFFALEGLSQLLSTIDRIRSRFNPGLSILGVALTMYDRRNRLTDQVADDVRAVLGKVVFDTVIPRNVRLSEAPSHGMPALIYDYRCAGSEAYIALAREVIERLPKLKKAA, from the coding sequence ATGATCTGTATCGCGATCGCCAACCAGAAGGGTGGTGTGGGCAAGACCACCACCGCTATCAATGTCGGCACCGCGCTGGCGGCGACCGGCAAGCGCGTGCTGCTGCTCGATCTTGATCCGCAGGGCAACGCGTCGACCGGGCTCGGTGTCGGCAGAGCCGAACGCGACGGCCATTCGACCTATGACCTGCTCGTCGGCAATGCTCAGCTTGATCAGGTCGCGATTTCTACCAAGGTGCCGCGGTTGGATATCGTTCCCGCGACGCAAGATCTGTCGGGTGCGGAAATCGAGCTGATCGAGTTCGAGGCGCGCACCCATCGCCTCGACTCTGCGCTCGCCACCCAAGCGGCAGCACGCTGGGATGTCGTGTTGATCGATTGTCCGCCCTCGCTCGGGCTGTTGACGATCAACGCAATGGTCGCGGCACATGCGCTCTTGGTCCCGCTGCAGTGCGAATTTTTCGCATTGGAAGGGCTCAGTCAGCTACTCAGTACGATTGATCGCATCCGCAGTCGGTTCAACCCTGGGCTATCGATCCTCGGAGTCGCGCTGACGATGTACGATCGGCGCAATCGACTGACCGATCAGGTGGCCGACGACGTTCGCGCGGTGCTCGGCAAAGTCGTGTTCGACACGGTGATCCCGCGTAACGTTCGCTTGTCCGAGGCCCCGAGCCACGGCATGCCGGCGCTGATCTATGATTATCGCTGCGCCGGGTCGGAAGCATATATCGCGCTCGCTCGCGAAGTGATCGAACGCCTGCCCAAACTGAAGAAGGCCGCATGA
- a CDS encoding ParB/RepB/Spo0J family partition protein, which yields MNEPAPRKHGLGRGLSALLGDSVAEAPISSGAEGGGNAGLRTLPVSAMAPHPGQPRRHFDDAALDDLAESIASRGLIQPIVVRPHGHSYQIVAGERRWRAAQRARLHEVPVIVRELSDAETMEIALVENIQRQDLNAIEEAEAYARLIGEFGHTQEALARLVHKSRSHVANLLRLLDLPQPVRQMVVEGAIEMGHARALIGAPDAERLARTVAEKGLSVRETEKLAREAKPGSQRREGSGGAGDRNADIQALERQLGDVLGLNVKIVHGTKGGTLTLNYSTLDQLDMVCQRLTGERI from the coding sequence ATGAACGAACCCGCTCCCCGCAAGCACGGCCTTGGCCGCGGCCTTAGCGCGCTGCTCGGCGACAGTGTGGCCGAGGCACCAATCTCGAGCGGCGCGGAGGGCGGTGGCAATGCCGGTCTGCGCACCTTGCCGGTCAGCGCGATGGCGCCGCATCCCGGTCAGCCGCGCCGCCATTTCGACGACGCCGCGCTCGACGACCTAGCCGAATCGATCGCGTCGCGCGGGCTAATCCAGCCGATCGTCGTCCGCCCGCATGGCCACAGCTACCAGATCGTCGCCGGCGAGCGTCGCTGGCGCGCCGCGCAGCGTGCGCGGCTTCACGAAGTCCCGGTAATCGTTCGCGAACTCAGTGACGCCGAGACGATGGAAATCGCGCTGGTAGAGAACATCCAGCGCCAGGATCTCAACGCGATCGAAGAAGCCGAGGCCTATGCGCGGTTGATCGGCGAGTTTGGCCACACCCAGGAGGCGCTCGCCCGGCTCGTCCACAAGTCGCGCAGCCATGTCGCCAACCTGTTGCGATTGCTCGATCTTCCCCAGCCGGTTCGCCAGATGGTGGTCGAGGGCGCGATCGAGATGGGGCATGCCCGCGCGCTGATCGGCGCCCCCGACGCCGAGCGGCTCGCGCGCACCGTCGCCGAGAAGGGCCTGTCGGTTCGCGAGACAGAGAAGCTCGCGCGCGAGGCCAAGCCCGGCAGCCAGCGCCGCGAGGGGAGCGGTGGGGCGGGGGATCGCAACGCCGACATCCAGGCACTCGAGCGCCAACTCGGCGACGTGCTCGGCCTGAACGTCAAGATCGTCCACGGAACGAAGGGCGGCACGCTCACCCTGAACTATTCGACGCTCGACCAGCTCGACATGGTGTGTCAGCGCCTGACCGGCGAGCGGATCTAA
- the holA gene encoding DNA polymerase III subunit delta, translated as MKASATQIRGAVDKPNPATRLYLFHGPDEAGAAELAERLARALGPDVERIDLDMKALREQPGRLADEAASMSLFGGVRFVRILGIEEGAGESVSLLLAAERAGNPVVAIGPGLKASGKLVKAAIASPAALTFACYVPEGIDAARLATTVGREHGLRLTGDVPQRLASATGGDRAILAREVEKLALFLDAAPDRPKDADGAALDAIGADLGDTELFEAIDAVLDGRVAEVGTELARLGDGTAIPLLRQLARRLMTLAELRGDMDRGASVDEVLEKHRVFFREKAATGRALRRWNAAQIARAIDRVRQTERAMMHSGSAGEVLAEAECAAIARAAARARG; from the coding sequence ATGAAGGCGAGCGCGACGCAAATCCGCGGCGCCGTCGACAAGCCCAATCCGGCGACGCGGCTCTATCTTTTCCACGGCCCCGACGAGGCCGGTGCCGCCGAGCTCGCCGAACGCCTCGCGCGCGCGCTGGGCCCCGATGTCGAGCGCATCGACCTCGACATGAAGGCGCTTCGCGAGCAGCCTGGACGGCTCGCCGACGAGGCGGCGTCGATGTCTCTGTTCGGCGGCGTGCGCTTCGTACGGATCCTGGGGATTGAAGAAGGCGCCGGCGAATCGGTGTCGCTGCTGCTCGCGGCCGAGCGCGCGGGTAATCCCGTGGTCGCAATCGGGCCGGGGCTCAAGGCGAGCGGCAAGCTGGTTAAGGCAGCGATCGCCTCTCCCGCCGCGCTGACCTTTGCCTGCTACGTCCCCGAGGGGATCGACGCGGCGCGGCTGGCGACGACCGTGGGGCGCGAGCACGGCTTGCGGCTTACCGGTGACGTGCCGCAGCGGCTCGCCTCGGCGACCGGCGGCGACCGCGCGATTCTAGCGCGCGAGGTCGAAAAGCTGGCGCTTTTCCTCGACGCGGCGCCCGACCGCCCCAAGGACGCCGATGGCGCGGCGCTCGACGCGATCGGCGCCGATCTGGGCGACACTGAGCTGTTCGAGGCGATCGACGCGGTGCTAGACGGGCGGGTGGCCGAGGTCGGCACCGAGCTTGCCCGATTGGGCGACGGCACGGCGATCCCGCTGCTTCGCCAGCTTGCGCGCCGACTGATGACGCTAGCCGAGCTGCGCGGTGACATGGATCGGGGCGCGAGTGTAGACGAAGTACTTGAAAAGCATCGTGTTTTCTTCCGGGAGAAAGCCGCGACTGGCCGGGCGCTGCGTCGCTGGAACGCCGCCCAGATCGCCCGCGCGATCGATCGCGTCCGCCAAACCGAACGTGCCATGATGCACTCGGGAAGCGCCGGCGAGGTCCTCGCCGAAGCCGAATGCGCCGCGATCGCGAGGGCTGCAGCTAGGGCGCGGGGATAG
- the lptE gene encoding LPS assembly lipoprotein LptE yields MRLALLLAAGALALSGCGLRPLYGGGAAGPVQATLAAIQVAPIEGQSGWLVSNALRDRLDAGADAAPRYRLEVKLDDTIAGLGVRSDDSVARERRTLRARYQLVDLASGQVVLDATAGSDAGIDVVGSEYATIAAEKSALERLSGIVADQIVARVARFAQSGSAAVPANVPALPAPTGGQ; encoded by the coding sequence ATGAGGTTGGCCCTGCTCCTCGCCGCCGGCGCGCTGGCGCTTTCAGGCTGCGGTCTGCGGCCGCTGTACGGCGGCGGCGCGGCCGGGCCGGTGCAGGCGACGCTCGCCGCGATCCAGGTCGCCCCGATCGAGGGGCAATCGGGCTGGCTGGTGAGCAACGCGCTGCGCGACCGGCTCGACGCCGGGGCCGACGCGGCGCCGCGCTACCGGCTTGAGGTCAAGCTCGACGATACGATCGCCGGGCTCGGCGTACGCAGCGACGACAGTGTCGCGCGCGAGCGGCGGACGCTTCGCGCGCGCTACCAGCTCGTCGACCTGGCGAGCGGCCAGGTGGTGCTCGACGCGACTGCGGGATCCGACGCGGGCATCGACGTGGTCGGCTCCGAATATGCCACGATCGCGGCGGAGAAGAGCGCGCTCGAGCGGCTTTCGGGGATCGTCGCCGACCAGATCGTCGCGCGCGTCGCCCGCTTCGCCCAGTCAGGCAGCGCCGCGGTGCCCGCCAATGTGCCGGCGCTACCCGCCCCCACCGGCGGCCAATGA